In Dysgonomonadaceae bacterium zrk40, one genomic interval encodes:
- a CDS encoding urocanate hydratase: protein MKLSLSNQLPPSPVFDESIRRAPDRGYRLTKAQTLTALQNALRYIPPALHETLAPEFLEELRSRGRIYGYRYRPEGDLKAKPVDQYKGNCLEGKAFQLMIDNNLSFDIALYPYELVTYGETGQVCQNWMQYRLIKHYLEVMTREQTLVVESGHPLGLFRSRPDAPRVIITNSMMVGLFDNQADWEVAAQLGVANYGQMTAGGWMYIGPQGIVHGTFNTLLNAGRLRLGIPQDGDLRGHLFVSSGLGGMSGAQPKAADIAGAVSVIAEVDGSRIETRSRQGWVQRVTGDLRQAFHWAGEAMNRKKPLSVAYHGNIVDLLEYAADQEIAIDLLSDQTSCHEPYSGGYCPVGISYEERTRLLHDERNKFRELVDLSLQRHYRVIARLTERGTYFFDYGNSFMKAVYDAGVKEISRNGIDEKDGFIWPSYVEDIMGPELFDYGYGPFRWVCLSGMPEDLMKTDRAAMACIDPHRRAQDRDNWIWIRDAEKHQLVVGSQARILYQDAEGRLKIALRFNEMVRNGEVGPVMLGRDHHDVSGTDSPFRETANIRDGSNVMADMAVQCFAGNAARGMSLVALHNGGGVGIGKAVNGGFGMVLDGSERVDEILRSAMLWDVMGGVARRAWARNPHAIETLQGFNRSHAEDYNITEPYVADREMLENLLTDL, encoded by the coding sequence ATGAAATTATCACTCTCCAATCAGCTGCCACCCTCCCCGGTCTTCGATGAGTCAATCCGTCGTGCCCCCGACAGGGGATACCGGCTTACCAAAGCGCAGACCCTGACAGCGCTGCAAAATGCTTTGCGCTATATCCCTCCTGCCCTGCACGAAACCTTGGCACCCGAGTTCCTGGAAGAGCTGCGCAGCCGCGGACGCATCTACGGCTATCGCTACCGACCCGAAGGAGATCTGAAAGCCAAGCCGGTGGATCAATACAAGGGAAACTGCCTCGAGGGAAAAGCGTTTCAACTGATGATCGACAACAACCTCAGCTTCGACATCGCGCTTTACCCATACGAGCTGGTCACCTACGGCGAGACGGGACAGGTGTGTCAGAACTGGATGCAGTACCGCCTCATCAAGCATTACCTGGAAGTGATGACGCGTGAGCAGACGCTGGTGGTGGAGAGCGGACATCCGCTGGGGCTCTTCCGCTCCCGTCCCGATGCACCGCGGGTGATCATCACCAACTCGATGATGGTGGGCCTGTTCGACAACCAGGCCGACTGGGAGGTGGCGGCGCAGCTGGGAGTGGCCAACTACGGGCAGATGACCGCCGGTGGGTGGATGTACATCGGTCCCCAGGGCATTGTCCACGGCACCTTCAATACCTTGCTCAACGCGGGACGCCTTCGTCTGGGAATACCGCAGGATGGCGACCTGCGGGGGCACCTCTTCGTCTCCTCCGGCCTCGGTGGCATGAGCGGTGCACAACCCAAGGCGGCTGATATCGCCGGGGCAGTGTCGGTCATCGCCGAGGTGGATGGCTCCCGCATTGAGACCCGCAGCAGGCAGGGATGGGTGCAGCGTGTCACCGGTGATCTCCGGCAGGCGTTCCATTGGGCAGGGGAGGCGATGAATCGAAAAAAACCCCTCTCGGTTGCCTATCACGGCAACATCGTCGATCTGCTGGAGTATGCGGCTGACCAGGAGATAGCAATTGACCTGCTGAGCGACCAGACCTCCTGCCATGAACCCTACAGCGGCGGTTACTGCCCTGTGGGGATCAGTTATGAGGAGCGCACCCGGTTGCTGCATGATGAACGGAATAAGTTCAGGGAGCTGGTCGATCTGTCGCTGCAACGTCATTACCGGGTGATTGCCCGCCTGACTGAGCGGGGCACCTATTTCTTTGACTACGGCAACTCCTTCATGAAGGCAGTTTACGATGCCGGTGTGAAAGAGATATCACGCAACGGCATCGATGAGAAGGATGGGTTTATCTGGCCCTCCTATGTGGAGGATATCATGGGTCCAGAGTTGTTTGACTATGGCTACGGTCCTTTCCGCTGGGTTTGTCTGAGCGGGATGCCGGAGGATCTCATGAAAACCGACCGGGCGGCAATGGCCTGCATTGACCCGCACCGGCGTGCGCAGGACCGTGACAACTGGATTTGGATTCGGGATGCGGAGAAACACCAACTTGTGGTGGGCAGCCAGGCACGCATCCTCTACCAGGATGCCGAGGGACGGTTGAAGATAGCATTGCGCTTCAATGAGATGGTGCGCAACGGGGAGGTCGGCCCTGTGATGCTGGGACGTGACCACCATGACGTGAGCGGCACCGATTCCCCCTTCCGGGAGACGGCCAACATCCGCGACGGTAGTAATGTGATGGCCGACATGGCTGTGCAGTGCTTCGCCGGCAACGCTGCCCGTGGCATGAGCCTTGTGGCGCTGCACAACGGAGGCGGTGTGGGTATTGGCAAGGCGGTGAATGGTGGCTTCGGCATGGTGCTCGACGGCAGCGAGCGGGTGGATGAGATCCTCCGCAGTGCCATGTTGTGGGATGTGATGGGCGGCGTGGCACGCCGTGCCTGGGCCCGCAACCCCCATGCCATCGAAACCCTGCAGGGTTTTAACCGCTCACATGCAGAGGATTACAACATTACTGAACCCTATGTGGCAGACAGAGAGATGCTGGAGAATCTGCTGACAGATCTCTAA
- a CDS encoding sodium:proton antiporter, with product MDIWMPIIFVMGIVLITLEDKIHINKSATALFMSVLLWLMVMLNSTQLLDSVLHDDFQRYIQRVEIALLSPKQQSISYLTERTFLPHLGDVSETLFFVMCSLLIVNIVDKYGGFLAITHSLRTNNKRRLLWLISISSFLFSALLDNLAAAFVLIAVLRKLVPDKTDRLKYASMIVLSANAGGSWSPIGDVTTLLLWNGGNITAMHQITHLFLPAFINLMVILVIANFWLFKKGAVLRQNRDISAGNVFIDKIRLRSRILIFWIGTLSLALVPLFQTVTHLPAFMCVLFGLSLLWIYTDLIYGRISEIRDSDKMRIPALSRSVDMPTIFFFFGILMSVAALNVSGQLLQIAGYLTSLITEPYLIGVLIGAASSLVDNVALVSATMGMFPLPDSSADLTSYMQYFIADGGFWTLLAYCAVTGGSILIIGSATGVAVMGLEKISFGYYLKRFTPLALLGYVAGILTFLLIH from the coding sequence ATGGATATCTGGATGCCGATAATTTTTGTAATGGGTATCGTACTCATTACACTGGAAGATAAAATTCACATCAACAAATCGGCAACAGCCCTTTTTATGTCTGTACTGCTTTGGTTGATGGTCATGCTCAATTCCACTCAGTTACTGGACAGTGTATTGCATGATGATTTCCAGCGATATATTCAGCGCGTAGAGATTGCCCTTCTCAGCCCAAAGCAGCAAAGTATTTCCTACCTCACCGAGAGAACTTTTCTGCCTCATCTGGGTGATGTGTCTGAGACACTTTTTTTCGTGATGTGTTCCCTCCTCATCGTAAATATCGTGGATAAGTATGGTGGATTTCTCGCCATTACGCATTCGTTGCGAACCAACAATAAACGAAGGTTGTTGTGGCTGATTAGTATCTCCTCCTTTCTGTTTTCGGCATTGCTCGATAACCTGGCTGCCGCATTTGTGTTGATAGCTGTCTTGCGTAAACTCGTTCCTGACAAAACAGACAGGCTGAAATATGCCAGCATGATCGTTCTCTCAGCAAATGCAGGCGGTTCCTGGTCTCCAATAGGTGATGTGACTACTTTGTTGCTTTGGAACGGTGGAAACATCACAGCGATGCACCAGATCACCCATCTTTTTCTACCGGCATTTATCAATCTCATGGTCATATTGGTGATTGCCAACTTTTGGCTGTTCAAAAAAGGAGCTGTGTTGCGGCAAAACCGGGATATCTCTGCTGGTAATGTTTTTATCGATAAGATTCGGTTGCGGTCACGAATTCTGATTTTCTGGATCGGTACCCTTTCTCTTGCGTTGGTGCCTCTGTTTCAAACGGTGACTCATCTCCCGGCTTTTATGTGTGTATTGTTTGGATTGTCTCTTCTTTGGATCTATACAGATCTCATATATGGCCGGATAAGCGAAATAAGAGACTCCGATAAAATGCGTATTCCGGCATTGTCCCGCTCGGTGGACATGCCGACCATCTTCTTCTTCTTTGGTATCTTGATGTCGGTAGCCGCGTTGAATGTAAGCGGTCAGCTATTGCAAATTGCCGGCTATCTTACTTCATTGATTACCGAACCCTATCTGATTGGTGTGTTGATTGGTGCCGCCTCTTCGCTGGTCGATAATGTGGCTCTGGTGTCTGCAACAATGGGTATGTTCCCACTACCCGATAGCTCTGCAGACCTGACTTCTTATATGCAATACTTTATTGCAGACGGTGGGTTCTGGACCCTCCTAGCCTATTGTGCCGTAACCGGTGGCAGTATACTGATTATCGGCTCTGCCACAGGTGTAGCGGTGATGGGACTTGAAAAAATCAGTTTTGGTTATTACCTGAAGCGGTTCACACCCCTCGCTTTGTTGGGTTATGTTGCAGGTATTTTGACATTTTTGTTGATTCACTGA
- a CDS encoding copper homeostasis protein CutC has translation MKKDYKLEICANSVASCLEAEKGGAYRVELCAGIPEGGTTPSYGEMALARKLLHIKLNVIIRPRGGDFLYSDLEQRIMLEDIRMARDVGVDGVVIGSLTREGEVDMLRNRELMEAAKGMSVTFHRAFDMCRDPFDSLERIIELGCDRILTSGGQPRAEQGIPLLRQLVERAGNRIIIMPGSGVNASNIAQLALETGAEEFHLSAREQQESGMVYRNPNVKMGGESIVIDEYAIPVTQAHKVAQTLQALDNNPKQHIQ, from the coding sequence ATGAAAAAAGATTACAAACTGGAGATCTGTGCCAACTCAGTGGCCAGCTGCCTGGAAGCAGAGAAGGGAGGTGCTTACAGGGTAGAGCTCTGTGCAGGTATTCCGGAGGGGGGCACCACCCCATCCTACGGAGAGATGGCTTTGGCCCGTAAGCTGCTTCATATCAAGCTCAACGTAATCATCCGTCCACGGGGAGGTGATTTTCTCTACTCTGACCTGGAACAGCGAATCATGCTTGAAGATATCCGCATGGCCCGCGATGTGGGGGTAGATGGTGTTGTAATCGGCTCCCTGACACGTGAGGGAGAGGTGGACATGCTCCGCAACCGGGAGCTGATGGAAGCAGCCAAAGGGATGAGTGTCACCTTCCACCGTGCCTTCGACATGTGCCGTGATCCCTTTGATAGCCTGGAGCGCATCATTGAACTGGGATGCGACAGGATTCTCACCTCAGGCGGTCAACCCAGGGCAGAGCAGGGTATTCCCCTCCTTCGGCAGCTGGTAGAGCGTGCCGGCAACCGGATCATCATCATGCCGGGTAGCGGTGTGAACGCATCGAACATTGCCCAGCTGGCTCTGGAAACAGGGGCAGAGGAGTTTCACCTCTCAGCACGGGAGCAACAGGAAAGCGGCATGGTCTATCGCAATCCAAACGTGAAGATGGGAGGAGAGAGCATTGTGATAGACGAGTACGCCATCCCGGTCACACAGGCACACAAGGTAGCGCAGACCCTTCAAGCACTAGACAACAACCCTAAACAACATATTCAATAA
- a CDS encoding family 20 glycosylhydrolase translates to MIKRLQLLMTAAILLISCEKGGNGSTEADYRVVPLPDQIEMTEGESFPLTGSTKIVYPEGNEKMERNAAFLADYLELSAGIKPKLTIDAGEQDAVILSLGLQHENPEAYRIRIDGQTIQIEGASEAAVFYGIQTLRKSVPVGNYKAINFTPATISDAPRFAYRGMMLDVARHFQSVDFVKKYIDLLALHNINRFHWHLTEDQGWRIEIESYPKLTEVGSMRSETVIGRNTGEYDGTPHGGFYTKDELKEVVAYAAERYITIIPEVDLPGHMLAALTAYPELGCTGGPYEVAREWGVFDDVLCPGKEETFTFLEAVLTEVMEIFPSDYIHIGGDESPKTRWEECPDCQARIKELGLTDHDGHMAEHYLQSYVTARIEKFLNDHGRRIIGWDEILEGELAPNATVMSWRGMAGGIQAAQMGHDVIMTPTTYCYFDYYQTDQTDDEPLSIGGYVPLELVYSFEPVPDQLTADQKGHILGAQANLWTEYIREEEHVEYMTLPRLAAMSEVQWMQPKNKEYAAFLERLPRLLALYDKMGYNYATHVFDVKAELTPNFDTNALDVTFSTIDDAPVYYTLDGSEPSESSLRYEGKISINEECQLKAVAIREGKMSKIFSEQILVSKSSFKPTELLTTPAPNYGFEGAPMLVDGLQGNSTNYRSGRWIGFQGEELVAVIDMLEATEISSATIRNAVVTGDWIFDAAEILIEGSDDNQQFTQVTSQTITDEKQEHWSDISEHKLTFEPVTARYYKVTVKPSLMPEWHPGKGNRAFFFLDEIRLD, encoded by the coding sequence ATGATCAAAAGATTACAACTACTGATGACTGCGGCTATCCTTCTTATTTCCTGTGAAAAGGGAGGTAACGGCAGCACCGAAGCTGACTACAGGGTGGTTCCTTTACCCGATCAGATTGAAATGACCGAAGGTGAGTCGTTCCCTCTCACCGGCAGCACAAAAATTGTTTATCCCGAAGGGAATGAAAAGATGGAACGCAATGCAGCCTTTCTGGCTGATTACCTGGAGCTCTCCGCCGGCATCAAACCAAAGTTAACGATTGATGCAGGTGAGCAGGATGCAGTCATCCTCTCATTGGGCCTGCAACATGAGAATCCCGAAGCCTATCGCATCCGGATCGACGGTCAGACCATACAGATTGAGGGAGCCAGCGAAGCGGCCGTCTTCTATGGCATCCAGACCCTGCGTAAGTCGGTACCGGTAGGGAACTACAAGGCTATCAACTTCACCCCTGCCACCATCAGTGATGCCCCCCGCTTTGCCTATCGCGGCATGATGCTCGATGTGGCCCGTCACTTCCAGTCGGTCGATTTCGTGAAGAAGTACATCGACCTGTTGGCACTGCACAACATTAACCGTTTTCACTGGCACCTCACGGAAGACCAGGGATGGCGCATCGAGATTGAATCCTATCCCAAATTGACGGAAGTGGGCTCCATGCGCAGCGAGACGGTGATTGGCCGCAACACGGGTGAGTATGACGGCACTCCCCACGGTGGTTTCTATACCAAGGATGAACTTAAAGAGGTGGTTGCTTACGCCGCCGAGCGTTACATCACCATCATCCCCGAAGTTGACCTTCCGGGACACATGCTGGCGGCACTTACCGCATACCCGGAGCTTGGTTGCACGGGAGGTCCCTATGAAGTTGCACGTGAATGGGGTGTTTTTGACGATGTGCTCTGCCCCGGCAAGGAGGAGACCTTCACCTTCCTGGAAGCGGTGCTCACCGAGGTGATGGAGATTTTCCCGTCGGATTACATTCACATCGGTGGTGACGAATCTCCCAAGACACGCTGGGAAGAGTGTCCCGATTGTCAGGCACGTATCAAAGAGTTGGGGTTGACCGATCACGATGGTCATATGGCAGAACACTACCTGCAGAGCTATGTGACGGCACGCATCGAGAAATTTCTGAACGATCACGGCCGGAGAATCATCGGCTGGGATGAGATCCTGGAAGGGGAGCTGGCACCCAATGCCACGGTTATGTCATGGCGCGGCATGGCAGGCGGCATACAGGCTGCACAGATGGGGCACGATGTAATCATGACCCCCACCACCTATTGCTACTTCGACTACTACCAAACAGACCAAACAGACGATGAGCCCCTGTCTATCGGTGGTTACGTACCACTGGAACTGGTTTATAGCTTTGAACCGGTACCCGATCAGCTGACCGCAGACCAGAAAGGCCATATTCTGGGAGCACAGGCCAACCTCTGGACAGAGTACATCCGCGAGGAAGAGCATGTGGAGTACATGACACTGCCACGTCTGGCAGCCATGAGTGAGGTACAGTGGATGCAACCAAAGAATAAGGAGTACGCAGCGTTCCTGGAACGTTTGCCCCGTCTCCTGGCTCTTTATGATAAGATGGGCTACAATTATGCCACCCATGTATTTGATGTAAAGGCTGAGCTGACACCCAACTTCGACACCAACGCACTTGATGTCACCTTCAGTACGATCGACGATGCACCGGTCTACTACACACTGGACGGCAGTGAACCCAGTGAATCGTCACTCCGCTACGAGGGCAAGATCTCAATCAACGAGGAGTGCCAACTGAAAGCGGTAGCCATCCGCGAGGGAAAAATGAGCAAGATATTCAGCGAGCAAATCCTCGTCAGTAAATCCAGCTTCAAGCCTACAGAGCTGCTCACCACTCCAGCACCCAATTATGGCTTCGAAGGTGCTCCCATGCTGGTGGACGGGCTACAGGGCAACAGCACCAACTACCGTTCCGGTCGATGGATAGGCTTCCAGGGTGAGGAGCTGGTGGCGGTGATCGACATGCTGGAAGCTACAGAGATCAGCAGCGCTACCATCCGCAATGCCGTGGTTACCGGCGACTGGATCTTCGATGCCGCTGAAATCCTCATCGAAGGTTCTGACGACAACCAGCAGTTCACACAGGTAACCTCCCAAACCATCACCGACGAGAAGCAGGAGCACTGGTCCGACATCTCTGAACACAAGCTCACTTTCGAACCGGTCACGGCCCGCTACTACAAGGTCACCGTGAAACCCTCGTTGATGCCAGAATGGCACCCCGGCAAGGGCAATAGGGCTTTCTTCTTCTTGGATGAAATCCGTCTCGACTGA
- the nfo gene encoding deoxyribonuclease IV codes for MKYVGAHISASGGVENAPVNAHAIGAKAFAFFTKNQRQWFAAAYSEQNIELFRSRCKEYGYTPDQILPHSSYLINLGNPGEEEVQKSRAAFNDEMKRCEQLGINRLNFHPGSHLNKISVDGCLDRITESINLSLEKTRGVTAVIENTAGQGTNLGHTFEQIAHIIDKVEDKSRVGVCLDTAHTLAAGYEIRTGEGFEDTFRKFEEVIGFQYLKGMHINDSKKELATRVDRHDSLGKGVMNMDLFGFIMNDPRFDNMPLILETPDEALWAEEIQVLYSLQK; via the coding sequence ATGAAATATGTAGGAGCTCATATCAGCGCATCAGGCGGTGTGGAGAATGCACCGGTCAACGCTCATGCCATTGGGGCCAAGGCGTTTGCTTTTTTTACCAAGAACCAGCGGCAGTGGTTTGCCGCTGCTTATAGTGAACAGAACATTGAACTGTTCCGTTCACGCTGCAAGGAATATGGCTACACCCCAGATCAGATTTTGCCGCACAGCAGCTACCTCATCAACCTGGGAAACCCGGGCGAGGAGGAGGTGCAGAAATCGCGTGCCGCCTTCAACGATGAGATGAAACGGTGTGAACAACTGGGCATCAACCGGCTTAACTTCCATCCCGGGAGCCACCTGAACAAGATATCAGTAGATGGTTGTCTCGACCGCATCACCGAGTCGATCAACCTCTCCCTGGAGAAGACAAGAGGTGTCACCGCAGTGATTGAAAACACCGCGGGACAGGGAACCAACCTGGGACATACCTTCGAGCAAATAGCCCATATCATTGATAAGGTGGAGGATAAGAGCAGGGTGGGGGTCTGCCTCGACACGGCTCATACGCTCGCTGCCGGCTACGAGATCAGAACAGGCGAGGGTTTTGAAGATACCTTCCGAAAATTTGAGGAGGTCATTGGTTTTCAATACCTCAAGGGGATGCACATCAACGACTCCAAAAAAGAGCTGGCTACACGTGTGGACCGCCACGACAGCCTCGGAAAGGGTGTGATGAACATGGATCTTTTCGGCTTCATCATGAACGATCCCCGCTTCGACAACATGCCACTGATCCTTGAGACACCCGATGAAGCGTTATGGGCAGAAGAGATTCAGGTGCTCTACTCGCTGCAAAAATAA